The Methanocella arvoryzae MRE50 genome includes a region encoding these proteins:
- a CDS encoding CBS domain-containing protein has translation MKQAVTVDDIMIKNVKSIEIPGTRDEILDLMQKERISAVPVVKEGTLLGIVTRIDLLKHPEEEQIAMLMTREPVTITPDAPLSRAAAILLQTGLRRLPVVVRGKLVGIVTVSDIIGAIGQMDIQDQIKNFIRDGVVAIWDETPVPVAAEIIRLSKRDALPVLNTKRELAGIISITDIINLSRIEDSVERSDMSAASDEDKWTWESMRDTMSLYYGVSRISLPDVPVKSVMVKSVITAFHKTPVSEVAKKMRRNRIEQVPVITADNKLDGLLLDRELLAVIAEKEQ, from the coding sequence ATGAAGCAGGCAGTTACAGTAGACGACATTATGATCAAGAACGTAAAGAGCATTGAGATTCCGGGGACAAGGGATGAGATTCTCGACCTCATGCAGAAGGAGCGTATCTCAGCCGTACCCGTAGTCAAGGAGGGCACTTTACTGGGCATCGTCACCCGTATCGACCTCCTGAAGCACCCTGAAGAGGAGCAGATAGCGATGCTCATGACCCGGGAGCCTGTCACGATCACACCCGACGCTCCCCTCTCCAGGGCTGCCGCCATCCTCCTCCAGACCGGCCTGCGCAGGCTGCCCGTCGTGGTCCGGGGCAAGCTGGTCGGCATCGTCACCGTCAGCGACATCATCGGCGCCATCGGCCAGATGGACATCCAGGACCAGATCAAGAACTTCATCCGGGACGGAGTCGTGGCCATATGGGATGAAACCCCTGTGCCCGTAGCCGCGGAGATCATCCGGCTGAGCAAAAGGGACGCGCTGCCCGTCCTGAACACCAAGCGCGAGCTGGCCGGCATCATCAGCATCACCGACATCATCAACCTCAGCCGCATCGAGGACTCCGTCGAGCGCTCAGACATGTCCGCCGCCTCCGATGAGGACAAGTGGACGTGGGAAAGCATGCGCGACACCATGAGCCTGTACTACGGCGTCTCGAGGATTTCGCTGCCTGACGTGCCCGTCAAGAGCGTCATGGTCAAGAGCGTCATCACCGCCTTCCACAAGACACCAGTCTCGGAAGTCGCCAAGAAGATGCGCCGCAACAGGATCGAGCAGGTGCCGGTTATTACGGCGGACAACAAGCTCGACGGTTTACTGCTGGACAGAGAATTGCTGGCAGTGATCGCGGAAAAGGAACAGTAG
- a CDS encoding universal stress protein, with protein sequence MAELFKKILIATDGSKRTQSAVETGLQLAQQHKSKVYAVYVVDTVTFTSIPMDVTWENMYQLLKDEGEAAVNRVKEAGQGIDIETHVLEGNPAVEITRFAKDNEVDLIIVGTLGKSGIDRILLGSVAEKVVRIAPCPVLVIKSHKEAGK encoded by the coding sequence ATGGCAGAACTCTTCAAGAAAATCCTGATAGCGACAGATGGCTCTAAGAGGACTCAGAGCGCGGTAGAAACAGGCCTTCAGCTCGCGCAGCAGCACAAGTCTAAAGTATACGCAGTATACGTTGTGGATACAGTCACTTTTACGTCTATCCCCATGGACGTCACCTGGGAAAACATGTACCAGCTGCTGAAGGACGAGGGCGAGGCAGCCGTGAACCGGGTGAAGGAAGCCGGCCAGGGCATCGACATAGAGACCCACGTGCTGGAAGGCAACCCGGCGGTCGAGATCACCAGGTTCGCAAAGGACAATGAGGTCGACCTCATCATCGTCGGCACCCTGGGCAAGAGTGGCATAGACAGGATACTCCTGGGCAGCGTAGCGGAAAAAGTGGTTCGCATCGCTCCTTGCCCGGTACTGGTTATCAAGAGCCATAAAGAAGCCGGCAAATAA